Proteins from one Bactrocera neohumeralis isolate Rockhampton chromosome 3, APGP_CSIRO_Bneo_wtdbg2-racon-allhic-juicebox.fasta_v2, whole genome shotgun sequence genomic window:
- the LOC126753483 gene encoding putative nuclease HARBI1, translating to MNLCDYKMSIRYVDARHAGANHDSFVFNVSDLKVHLQNNIQNNTWILGDAGYPLHKFLMTPYRLAEASSPQARYNTVHSKARNIVERTIGVLKSRFRCLVRGLHYTPEKARQIVNACCALHNICQHFQVESPEEIPSTSHTTMTNDILDIEREEEDTARIIRNNITTSL from the exons atgaat ctttgtGATTATAAAATGTCTATTCGATATGTGGATGCTAGGCATGCAGGCGCAAATCAtgactcttttgttttcaatgttagCGATTTGAAAGTGCATTTACAGAACAACATACAGAATAACACTTGGATCTTGG GAGACGCTGGCTATCCtctgcacaaatttttaatgacgCCTTATCGCTTGGCGGAAGCTTCTTCACCCCAAGCACGCTACAATACAGTACACTCAAAGGCCCGGAATATTGTAGAGCGGACAATTGGTGTACTCAAGAGTAGATTTCGATGTCTTGTACGAGGTTTACATTACACTCCCGAAAAGGCTAGGCAAATTGTGAATGCTTGTTGCgcattgcacaatatttgccaACACTTTCAAGTGGAATCTCCGGAAGAAATACCATCTACTTCACATACTACAATGACCAATGATATTTTGGACATAGAAAGAGAAGAAGAGGATACGGCTCGAATAATTCGCAATAATATTACGACTTCCCtctaa